TGTTGTGCTCCTCTGTGGTGCCATCCAGTGCTCACTCCATACAGAGCACGTGGGCATAAAGTCTAGATTTCATTTCATTTCAGAAATGCATATACATAAATCAAATCAGAAATAATTTATTCAAGAATAATTAGTCTAGTTGAGCTTGGGAACAACACGGGCGGACTGGAAGAAGACCCGGGCAGCTCCTccctggccaagaagagtCTTGACAAGAGGTCGCTTCTCAACGGGCTCCTTCTCGTACTTGCCCTTGGCTCGCTCTCCCTCAGAAGGCTCGAACTTTCGGTTCTCACCGGTCAGACGGTCAAACTCCTGGGCCAGCTCGGGAGTGATTCGGAAAATCTCAAAGGTCTGGAAGTACAGACCGTCCTTAGGGTCCCGCAGATACTGGTAGATGTAGACCAGGTTTCGCTTGGTCTGCTCAACAGCCAGCTGGGCATACTTGGGGTCTGTGTCGTCTCCGCAGAAGAGCAGAAAGTCGGCAAAACCCTCGGCAAGCAGCTGGTAAAAGTAGACGTTGTCTCGGTAGTATCGGAACTCGGGCTGGGTGTCTCGGTCGAAGATAGTGGTGTTGGGATCACAAACACCTCGGATGatcttctcggcctccttgaggtacCACTGGTCGTTGGTGATACCGTAGAGTCCGGAAAGAGCAGAGATGGTGGTTCCCTGGTTGTAGGTCCACTTCATGTCGTTGACGGAAAAGCCCTGGCCATCATGGTATTCAACACCATCTCGAATAAGCCAGTCCTCGGGGTCCTGCAGTCGGTGGACAACCCACTTGACACAGTCTCGGGCAAAGTCAATGTAGTAAGAGGCCTCGTTGGGGACGTACTTGGACAGTCGGAGGGCGGCGCAGGCAGACTCGGAGGTGGTACAGGCGTTAGATCCGGTCTTGCCAATGTGCCATCGCACTCCTCCAGGCTCACCAGTGGAGTCGTAGCCAGTCATGAGGAACCGCACAATGTTTCGGCCCTTGTCCAGGAAGCTCTTCTCGCCGGTGACCTCGTAAGCGGTGATGTAGGCAGAGGCAATCTGGGCGTTATCGTCGAAGTAGATGTCCTTGTTTCCGTCAAAGTACTTGGAGGCAGTGCACACGCTGGGGTACTCCTGGGTCTCGTAGGGCTTGAAGGCCTCAAACGCCTGGGGgatcagcttcttgagctcggggTAGATTCGAGCACCATCCACCACAGCCTGAGCGAAGACAGCCACAGGCCAGACACAGAAGGTTCCCTTGTCGTCGTAACAGCCATCACAGGGAGGGTTGGAGGAGTAGGTGCCACGGTTGAAGAAggtcttctgggccttCTCAACGATGGAGAGACCCTCGGCGTTGGTGTCGGTGAGCTTGTTTTGAGACATTCTTGTTGTTACGGTGGTTGTTGAGATGAGACGGGGCGATACAGCTACACTTATAGCTAGCAATGATATCATTTAAGTTCGAGGTTATTGCTAATGCACATGGAGGCGCATGTAATATGCACGACATGGCAACCGAAGATTAGAGAGCGTAATGGAGGGACGCTATACGCTAGTGCACGAGTTTGAGGGTTATTATTCCGGCCAAGAAAAGTCAATGGCATCGCCACCTGAAAGCCCCGACTCACATGTACATGTGGGCTTCTCCAAAACCGCAATCTACACAACGTTCCTTCCTCTTCTACCCCACAGACATATCTCACCAACCATTGCTGCCTCGAAGCTTATCCCCGTCAAGAACACCATGGAGGCAGATGGAAAGACATAGTCAGTGAAGCAAGGCACTGGGCACAGAGATCCGCCTGGAAGTATAAAGAGCTCTGTCAATCTGCCATTAATCTCTCTTCTGAAACACAGTATATTTGTGATCAACCTTCCACACTCAATTGCAACCAAAATGGCCATTCCTACTCGAgctctcaagaacgccCCCAAGGCCGGCACTGTGATCCCCGTCATTGGTCTTGGTGTGTACTCTTccaacagcaccaccaAATCCGTCACCGAGGCCCTCAACCTCGGCTACAGACTCTTCGATACCGCCAACGAGTACCAGAACGAGACTGACACCGCCAAGGGCATCTCCGAATGGCTGAAGTCCAACCCTAACGTAAAGCGTGAGGACGTTTGGTACTGCACCAAGATCGATGATGCCCGAGGAGGTTACGAGGGCACCAAGAGCCGtgttgaggaggctctgaccaaggccaaggtcGGAGGTCTGGACTACATCGACATGCTCATCATCCATGCTCCCTACACTGCCCCTCCTCACACCGAGACCCGAATGAAGGTGTGGAAGGCTCTGTCTGAGTTTGTGGATGACGGCAAGATCCGAACTCTGGCCGTCTCCAACTACGGAGTCAAGCATCTCAAGGAGTTCTGGGACGCCGACACCAAGTACAAGCCTGTTCTCAACCAGATTGAGTCTTCTCCCTGGAATGTGCATCAGGACATCCACGACTACTGTAACGAACATGgcattgttgttgagcagtACTCTCCTCTGATTCGAGGCAAGAAGTTCGATGAGCCCGGTGTGCAGAGCCTCGCCAAGAAGTACAACAAGACCCCAGCCCAGATCCTTATCCGATGGGGTATTGACAAGGGCATGCTTCCCAT
The Yarrowia lipolytica chromosome 1A, complete sequence genome window above contains:
- a CDS encoding uncharacterized protein (Compare to YALI0A19888g, similar to CA4004|IPF4256 Candida albicans unknown function) codes for the protein MSQNKLTDTNAEGLSIVEKAQKTFFNRGTYSSNPPCDGCYDDKGTFCVWPVAVFAQAVVDGARIYPELKKLIPQAFEAFKPYETQEYPSVCTASKYFDGNKDIYFDDNAQIASAYITAYEVTGEKSFLDKGRNIVRFLMTGYDSTGEPGGVRWHIGKTGSNACTTSESACAALRLSKYVPNEASYYIDFARDCVKWVVHRLQDPEDWLIRDGVEYHDGQGFSVNDMKWTYNQGTTISALSGLYGITNDQWYLKEAEKIIRGVCDPNTTIFDRDTQPEFRYYRDNVYFYQLLAEGFADFLLFCGDDTDPKYAQLAVEQTKRNLVYIYQYLRDPKDGLYFQTFEIFRITPELAQEFDRLTGENRKFEPSEGERAKGKYEKEPVEKRPLVKTLLGQGGAARVFFQSARVVPKLN
- a CDS encoding uncharacterized protein (Compare to YALI0A19910g, similar to uniprot|P47137 Saccharomyces cerevisiae Probable oxidoreductase YJR096W), coding for MAIPTRALKNAPKAGTVIPVIGLGVYSSNSTTKSVTEALNLGYRLFDTANEYQNETDTAKGISEWLKSNPNVKREDVWYCTKIDDARGGYEGTKSRVEEALTKAKVGGLDYIDMLIIHAPYTAPPHTETRMKVWKALSEFVDDGKIRTLAVSNYGVKHLKEFWDADTKYKPVLNQIESSPWNVHQDIHDYCNEHGIVVEQYSPLIRGKKFDEPGVQSLAKKYNKTPAQILIRWGIDKGMLPIPKSDQPQRQKSNADVFDFKLTPDEVTALQDLDSYLYLEWDPTVAP